The DNA region CGAGACGGTCGGCGAGAAGCGGTCCACCTGGAGGCGGTGGAACCTCACCGCCGAGGCGGCCCGGCAGACGATGGGCTACCGCTTCGCGTCCACCACGGATCGGGAGGCGATCGTCGGGCTGGTGATGGACGCCGCCGAAGCCGCCTCACTGCGGCTGACCCCACCGGAACTCACGTCAAGCCCGGTGGCGTTCCGCCGCCCGGACGGCACGAGCGTGTTCCGCCCGAAGCACTCGACGGTGTTCTCCTCCGAACTCTTGCTCGCCGCCGAAGACCGCCTCCTCGAGCGCGCCCGCACGACGACCGCTCCCACGGTGCCGCTGGAAACCGTGGAGCGGATCGCGGCCCGCCCCGACCGGCAGGGGCGGGTGCTCGGCGAGGAGCAAACCGCTGCGCTCGCATCCGTCGCGGTGTCTGGGCGCATCGTCGATGTCCTGGTCGGCCCCGCCGGGGCGGGCAAGACCACCGCCATGAACGCTCTGCGGCGGGCCTGGGAGCACGAGCACGGCCGCGGGTCCGTGGTCGGACTGGCGCCATCTGCGGTCGCAGCGCAGGTGCTCGCCGATGACCTCCGCATCCAGACGGAGAACACCGCGAAGTGGTGGCAGAACCACCTCGTCCAGGGAGAAACATTCCGCAAGGGGCAGCTCGTCATCGTGGACGAGGCGTCGCTGGCGGGAACCCTGTCCCTCGACCGCATCGCCCGTCTCGCCTCCGAGGCCGGGGCGAAAGTGCTGCTGGTTGGGGACTACGCACAGCTCCAGTCCGTCGACGCCGGCGGCGCCTTCTCCCTCCTCATCCACGACCGCGGCGACGCCCCCGAACTGGTCGACATCCACCGCTTCACGAACATATGGGAGAAGACCGCGTCCCTCGGGCTCCGGCACGGGCGTACCGAGGTCATCGACACCTACATAGAGCACGACCGCATCCAGGGCGGCGAGATGGAGACGATGGTCGACGCCGCCTACATTGCGTGGCAAGCCGACAGGCAGGCCGGACGGGCGACGGTGCTGGTCACCGACTCGAACGAATCCATCCAGGCGCTTAACCAGCGCGCTCGCACGGACCTGATCCTCGACGGCACCGTGGACGCTCGCCGCGAGGTAGCGCTGCTGGACGGCACGCGCGCCGCCGTCGGGGATTCGGTCATCACCCGGCACAACGACCGCCGCCTGCGCGCCGGCCGCGGCTGGGTCCGCAACGGCGACCGCTGGACGGTCACCGAGGTCCGCGACGACGGCTCCCTCACCCTCCGCCGCGCCGACCGCAAGTGGGGAGCCTCGGTTGTGCTCCCCGCCGCGTATGTGGCCGAACACCTCGACCTCGGCTACGCCGTCACCTCCTACCGGGCCCAAGGCATCACGGTGGACACCTCGCATGTGCTCGCGGACGCGAGCATGACCAGGGAGAACCTGTACGTGGCGCTCACCCGCGGACGGGAGACGAACCGCGCCTACGTCGTGACCGACAAGCCTGACGACTCCCACGACGGCCCGCATCCTGGCGACAACACCGAGGCCACCGCCCGGTCGGTGCTGTTCGGGGTGCTCCAGCACGTCGGTGCCGAGCTCTCCGCCCACGAGACCATCACCGCCGAACAGGACGCTTGGGCGAACATCGGCCAGCTCGCGGCCGAGTACGAGACGCTGGCGGCAGCCGCGCAACGCGACAGGTGGGCGCTCCTCGTCCGCGCGTCCGGTCTCACCGAGGAGGAGGCCGAGGACGCGATCGCATCCCCAACGTTCGGGGCGCTGACCGCCGAGCTCCGCCGCGCCGAGGCCAACCACCACGACATCGAAACGCTGCTGCCGCGCCTCGTGCGGGCGCGCGGGTTCACCGACGCCGACGACATCGCCGCCGTCCTCCACTACCGCGTCTCCCGAGCCACAGCGAGGCCAGCGGGGTCCGGCCGCGCCCGCAAGGCACCCCGCCTGATCACTGGACTCATCCCCGAAGCCACCGGCACCGTGAGCAGCGAGTTCCGGCAGGCGCTCACCGAACGACGCGACCTCATCGAGACCCGCGCCGACGCGCTCCTCGATACCGCGCTCACCGAGAAGCAGACCTGGACGAATGCGCTTGGCGCCCCGCCGAAGGATGCCAAGACCGAAGCGACCTGGCGGCGACTTGCCCGCACCGTCGTCGCCTACCGCGACCGCTACGGCATCACCGATCCCACTCCGCTCGGAACCCCGTCCGAGAACGACGCGGAGAAGATCGACGCCGCCCGGGCCAAGGCCGCCCTCGACCGGGCACGCAGCCTCGCACGGGGAGCAGGGGAGGAGCCGCAGCGTAGGCCGGAACGAGAGCCGGTCCGCCGCGCGCTGTGAGCCCGGTGCCCTTCCCGATGTCAGGCCACCGTTCTACAGTGGAGGACGAGGCGGCCTCTATATTGGCGCTGTCGCTCCCCGCGACGGTATGACCACCCCGCACGCTGGGCGGTCCTTTCAGGTTCTTGTCGCCGAACCCCTGGAAGGACTATGCCCGTGTTCCGGCTCATCTGGGCGGCCAGCGTCCGCACCCGCGACATCCTCAGCTACGCGCCCACGAACCTCCTCATCGCCGCCACCCGCACCCGCCGCGGCCTGCGCTGGGGTATCCCCGCGATGCTCCTCGCGATCCCGTACCTGCTCGCCGCCTACTGGTGCGTCACGACCATCGAAGCCGGCGGCCCCCGATGGCTCAACCTCGTAGTGCTGCTGTGCGCGTGGAACTCGGTCAAGTTGACCCTGAACGGACCCGCCAGCGTCCTCCGGCTGCTGCACGCGAGGGTAAAGGAGTGGCGCGGCGTTCGGGCGGGGTCGTGATCGAGACGGCGTCCTTGAGTCCAGATCACGCGGTACGGCATCGAGGAGCGGCGTGTGCCTGGTCATGCGCGGTGCACCGCTGGTAGCGTGAACTTACGTCCCAAAAGAGGAGAGAGCCGGAAGATGGCGGAAGATCACGAAGTCCTGACTACGGAGGAAGCTGCCGCGCTCCTTCGCGTCAGCACCAAGACGGTTCTCTCCCTTGTGCGTTCCGGCAAGTTGCCAGGCGAGAAGGTTGGACGAGCTTGGCGCTTCCCGAAGCGCGACGTCCTGGACTATGTCCGAGGGTCGAGCGAACCTAAGGCGGGGATCGTGGATGAGTAAGGTGCAGAGCTTCGACACGACCGAGATCGGGATGCCCGCTGCATGGCGAGGTAGGCGGCTGTGATCAACATGGCGACATGGGAAGAGCTGACCGTTGACATCGTCAACGGTGTCAGACTCGACCCCCGAAACGTCCGGTTGGACATCCCCGACGGAGTCCCTGAGTCCGACATTGTTCAGGACCTCTTCACGAACGAGAAGGCTCTAAACCTTGTTGAAGGCATCACGAAAGTCGGTCTTCTGACTCACGAGGTCCCCATCGTCGTTGAGCGTGACGGCACTCTCGTTGTCGTCGAAGGAAACCGTCGAGTGGCGGCGCTCAAAGCGATTCAAAACCCGTATCTCGCGCCGGACCACCAAGCACGAATCAGCAAGCTCGCGCAGAGCATCGAGAGCCGTGATGAACTCCGGCAAATCACCGTGAAGAAGGCGCCCACGCAAGACGATGCCGACCAACTGATCGCGGCGCTCCACACCGGAAACCAGCGTGTTGCCTGGAGCCCGGCTCGGCAAGCGGCGTTCTTCCAAGCACAGCTTGACGGTGGCAAGACCGCCGAGCAGCTCGTCGCGCAGTACCCGACCATCGATGTCCGAAAGTTCATCACTCGAAGCAAGATTCTCGGACTC from Microbacterium sp. SY138 includes:
- the mobF gene encoding MobF family relaxase encodes the protein MTVSMRVMSAGDGYRYLLRSVAAGDGDRSLSTPFTRYYAEEGSPPGHWLGAGVAALGSAIQVDDQVSESQLQLLVGMGRNPVTGDPLGLAYPAYKTVAGRVEERTAALDPVLGPVSRAEAVAQIEAEERARGTRRAVAGYDFTFSVPKSASVLWAVADAGTQALIADAHHAAVAEVVAFMEREVAATRTGATARNGAVAQVDVRGLIATAFDHYDSRAGDPHLHTHVVISNKVQTVLDGKWRSLDGRPMHAATVALSELHEAVFADHLTRAFGVEWEARDMGRDRNPAWAVTTVPEQLVAEFSSRSRHIDMEKNRLIAEYVEKHGRQPSTATILKLRAQATLITRPEKQVRSLADLTAEWRQRAGRLLGRDATAWARRVTTKEAPLLLRADDVPLDVIASLGQSVVETVGEKRSTWRRWNLTAEAARQTMGYRFASTTDREAIVGLVMDAAEAASLRLTPPELTSSPVAFRRPDGTSVFRPKHSTVFSSELLLAAEDRLLERARTTTAPTVPLETVERIAARPDRQGRVLGEEQTAALASVAVSGRIVDVLVGPAGAGKTTAMNALRRAWEHEHGRGSVVGLAPSAVAAQVLADDLRIQTENTAKWWQNHLVQGETFRKGQLVIVDEASLAGTLSLDRIARLASEAGAKVLLVGDYAQLQSVDAGGAFSLLIHDRGDAPELVDIHRFTNIWEKTASLGLRHGRTEVIDTYIEHDRIQGGEMETMVDAAYIAWQADRQAGRATVLVTDSNESIQALNQRARTDLILDGTVDARREVALLDGTRAAVGDSVITRHNDRRLRAGRGWVRNGDRWTVTEVRDDGSLTLRRADRKWGASVVLPAAYVAEHLDLGYAVTSYRAQGITVDTSHVLADASMTRENLYVALTRGRETNRAYVVTDKPDDSHDGPHPGDNTEATARSVLFGVLQHVGAELSAHETITAEQDAWANIGQLAAEYETLAAAAQRDRWALLVRASGLTEEEAEDAIASPTFGALTAELRRAEANHHDIETLLPRLVRARGFTDADDIAAVLHYRVSRATARPAGSGRARKAPRLITGLIPEATGTVSSEFRQALTERRDLIETRADALLDTALTEKQTWTNALGAPPKDAKTEATWRRLARTVVAYRDRYGITDPTPLGTPSENDAEKIDAARAKAALDRARSLARGAGEEPQRRPEREPVRRAL
- a CDS encoding helix-turn-helix domain-containing protein, yielding MAEDHEVLTTEEAAALLRVSTKTVLSLVRSGKLPGEKVGRAWRFPKRDVLDYVRGSSEPKAGIVDE